ACCCAGTTTTGTACCTCGTCCCACTGTgactacaaataaaacaagttaTTAATATAAGGATTAATCCATAGAGTAGATCCAATCAATATGCAATTATACAGCTCGTTGACTTCTCAATCGcttcattaatataattatgttcttaattaaaagttaaatagtGGAAAGAAGATTGCTGAACCAGAATTGGAAAATCAATTTCAACCATATTTATGTGGATCAGTGACTCTCGAAAATTGCGTTACCCTAAGTAACATTTTTGTCGGACCCCCCAAAAACAGAATGTTTTGTTcttaaatgatattttctaaatcAATTTATGTATCGCTCTTTGGCCTTTGCGTAGCCCCAGGTCTCTGCAGAGCATACTTTGAGAATTGCTCAAATAACCTGCTTGAAAATCTATGCAGGCTGAAGTAAAATATGtactgtttaaaaaaatcatattatttattcGGTGAAAGATCACGCCCAGGATTCATATTTTACAtccccatccgacgcatggatgtCCCAACAGTACCTGTCTTAGGCTCAATTCACAtcggaatggcagaggcgaggcgagcagtttcagtgtcatatgattttaaactttatcttcattattgtaatatgtTTATTAAGCGAGAGGGCGCTACTGTGCCACGATTTAAATCGAGTCCgtgaaaaaattgtattaaatatattataattattatattaattgagaATAAGTGTAAATATTAGctttataatgttatgtaacaGTGACAAaatgaattaataaaaataagtgagtTTTAACAGTAGAAAAAggactacaaaaaaaaaagtgaccGTTGTGACaaaaatttaagtataaaactttattaataaggaaaaagtgacaaaatacaataatacaGTGGGACAATAGAACAAGacacgtaaaaaataaaatataaaattaacaatatttCAAAATCTGATGTGAGTAATCAGCAAAATAAGAGACAAAAACTTGGAACACAATTACAcctcataaataatataaaaataaatgaattcaatgcaattttatacaaaaaacggagaaattataaaataatttagtatAATACAACTACAATATATTAATGAAACTATGATATGAACAAAATTAagaacatttattattatgagaCTTCTGGAGGAAATTgcattatgaaaatataataattgaataaacTACACAAGAACTAAATTAACCAGCATTTAATCGAAGGAAAACTATTTTGAACTTatttactactaatatattgaCATTATTTAGTCATGGATTGTTCATACCTGGATAACATAACCTTCAGAAGACAGAAAATGATAAAATCAAACTCGGACCAAAACATTACTTATATTTCAGAGGAAGAAGACGACTCTTTTTCTACGtctaaattagatatttctacTACCAGTGAGCCAAATATATTGGAAAGTCTCGAGgtttcgaatttaaaaaatgaagtgTGTAGATTACAAAATGAACTCACCAGTGCACATGAAGAGATAGGGAACCTAAACTTGGAGATTACAACTTTAAAAAGAGAACTAGAAGGGTCCAAAAAACAAATTTCTATTTTAAAATCTTTCACGGAAAATTCAACTTTCACACCGAAAAAGATTATTAGCACTCCTAAATCCCAAAGGCAATCACTGTCACAAATTAAAACTTCAAGACTGTTTTCACCACTTAGACTAAATAAACagaatacaaaaattatatcgACATCTACGGAGTATTGTTTATCACAAAGCTCACAAATGGTAACAAACACGGAATCACATAATAGCCTTATCGACCCATCGATCAATGCAATCGATACCGGCGCGCTGCCCCAAGGACTAGCCGAGACTGAAGGCTGCTCGAGGAAAAAATACGATGTTTACATACTAGGTGATCAACAAATGACGAAGTTATCAGTAGGCatctataataaatttaaatatatgaaAGACTTTAGACATAAGGTTACAATACATGGTTTTATTAAGCAATATGCTACAAGTGAACAGGTATTAAGTTATTGTGACATTTTGTATAATTCTAAGATATTGTCAAAAAATACAATTGTAATCATAGGAGTCGGGTGTAACGATAAAAGCCCATATAAATTGTTTACTGACATTTGTAATGCACTTAGCAAATTAAAAATTGCACAAGTACTTCTGGTAGGTGTAAAGAACAACCCCTATTTAAACACAGATTTTCTCAATACAACTTTATATTCGCTCACCAAAAATTATGCAAACTGTACTTACATACATCCACAACTAGTTAATTCTCAGGTAAAATCTAATTATAACACATTTATCAATCAAATTTACTCAAAATTACAATATCAAATTTGTAAAAATGAGTACTTAGAAAACAGTGGGCAAAAGTACAATAAAATAGAATTGAAAAACAAACCACAGATGTATATCATCGGGGATCAACCAATTAAGGGActaagaaaaattataaaaaattataaaaacattaataataaatggAATGACAAATTCTTGATTTCATCTTTTATAAAATCAAATGCAACTTACTCACAGTTACTTAACATATCAAAAGAAACGACTAGTAAATTCACAACAtcagattatattataatagctacaaatattaatgaaaatagtATCAATTCATTTGCGCATAGTCTTATTCTATCACTTCCCAAACTAGCTAAGACAAATGTAATAATATCGCCatatataaacaataattactcGAACCCCATTTATATAACAAATAGACTGAAATACATTTTAAAGGACTTTCTTAATGTTAAATTGCTCAATgtggtaaataatatttacaatcaCAGCTCGTTACTACAGAAAATGAGTCATCAAATCAATTTTGAAATAGATAGTCGGGAGTATGAAAAAACATTCttaaatagtttaaaacaaaataacaattttatacatagtaaaaaatataacactgaaaATGGCTCATCATATTATTCTGtagaaaaaacaataattaaaaaggaCAGAAaacaagataaaaataaaataacacattattttaaaaaagtaacaaataaaaatctaaaaaataatgataaatcttttttataaaaaacaacaaatatttGACTTTATTTCACCAAAACATAGCCGGAATTTTGAACAAATTAGACATACTACAAATTGCATTATCAACTACATTAAATTTACAAATAGGAACAATTGACGTTATTTGTTTGACAgaaacatttttaatgaaaaataatgaaaaaaacttGACATTACCTAATTACAAGATAGCTGCTACGTATTCTAGAAATAAAAAACGAGGGGGGTCTTGCATATTAGTAAGGAACGaattagaatttagaaaaatTGAATTGACAAAAAAGTATGCAAAAGACTTTATATTTGAGTGCTGTGGTATAGAAATAACTGAATACAATACGATAGTTTTATGTATATATAGGGTTCCTAAagaaaacataaatatatttattaatagtcTGGATGCCACTTTAAATGAACTACATAgatctaataataaaaacataataatctgCGGTGACTGGAATATAGATGTATTAAAGGATACAAATGAGCATAGAGAGTTAAAAGCCATTCTAGCTAACcataacttaaaaactaatataaATCAACCAACTCGCGGACTGTCCAGTATTGACCAAATTGcaagtaacttaaaaaaatatgaaacaaatgTACATCATTTGGCACTATCAGATCATGAGACTGGACAATCCATAAAATTTCCTGTGAATCATATAAAAGTGAGAAAGAAGGCGAAATTTTACTTTGTTGAAAGGCATGAttttaataaagataatataagaaaatttttgaatgcTATGGCTGCACTCACTTTCTCCGACACATTTAATATTGAGGATACGGAAGAAAGCTTTAGatctttttatgaaaattttgtattattttataatctttgCTTCCCAAtgatttatgtaaaaataaacaacagcCCGAAAAAAACTAATTGGCTTACAAAGGgcataaaaaaatctacagttAGTAAGCGTTTATTGTATTACAAATATAGATACGGGACTGCTAATAAAAAAGAACTGCTAAAAAGATACAAAAGTTATAGTAATGTActtaataaatgtatatatgaatctcaaataaaaaacaatacgaactttataaaaaaatcaaaaaataaatgtaaagccACATGGGCACTCATAAGAAAGAATGTAGATGAAAAAAGGACAAGTAAGAATATtgacgccatagaagtagataataaaatatacacaaaaatTAGTGACATTGCGCAATTattcaacaaatattttattgacattacaaaaaataattattctaatgataccaatattaatattaaaaataatccaATTAATTCATTATATTTATCTCCCTTAATTCCTAatgacatttataaaattataatttcactAAATAACACGCAAGCAACTGGATATGATcatatttgtacaaaaataataaaattagcagcAAAGTACATATGCTACCCGCTATGTCACATAGTCAACTTATCGTTTAAACAGGGACATTTCCCGTCGcaattaaaaatatcagtaGTTAAGCCTCTGTTCAAAAAGGGCAATGCAAAGCACATGTCAAATTACAGACCGGTGACACTTATACCAGTAatctcaaaaatatttgaaaaggccatgcaaattaaattagttaattATCTTAATAGGAACAATTTACTATGTAAgcaacaatttggatttacgaAAGGAAAATCAACGACAATGGCCTGCTTTTCACTGGTTAAACAAATCACACAAGCTATTGACCAAGGACTAGCTGTAGCTGCTGTTTTTCTTGATCTAAGTAAAGCGTTTGACTTCGTTGATCATAAGCGATTATTAGATAAATTGGAAAAATACGGTATTCGGGGAAATGTACTTAAATGGTTTAAATCATATCTTACAGGTAGGAAGCAGTGTGTAGAAATAAGTCAACTTGAACAAAACAAAGAAATTTCGCATAGATCAGAATATGAAGATTCTGAATGCGGAGTGCCGCAGGGTAGCATGTTGGGACCAAATCTCTTTTTAATCTACATAAATGATCTgccagaaataataaaatatgactgtAGTATGTTCGCTGATGATACCACTCTCTTAATAAAATGCccaagaaatatattaaatgaggaattgcaaaatgaaattaaaaatgttacaaattGGCTACAAACTAATAATCTTAcggtaaatttagaaaaaacaaaaattattaagttttataaagaaaatattgacgaaaataaacatttagaaaataaaataacgcCAATCAAATGTGTATCATCAGCTACTTTCCTAGGGATACATATAGATAAAAACCTGAATTGGAAAATGCATATAGATATTACCTGTAATAAACTTAATAGATTCATATTTGCGcttaaaagaattaaaaatatagtatcGAAGGAAGCCACCTTAGTAACTTACCATGGTtatgtctcttcatctctaagATATGGTCTGATACTATGGGGAAATTCGGTGGATGTGAACAGggtatttataatacaaaaaaaatgtttacgagCCATGGCAGGGGTAGACAAGTTCACTCATTGCAAACCGCTGTTTCAGCAATTTAAAATCCTTCCACTAGCCTGTTTGTATATACTAGAATCAtgtctttttgtaaaaaagcaTGATTTTCTATTTGAAAATAAAGACAATAAAGAAAccagaaacaaaagaaaaaaaaacaaaataaatatacctacaCAAAAATCAGCATTAAATAGCAAAAACGCTTACTGTATgacaattaaaatttacaataacctaccagacaatttaaaaaatgacaataatagttataataagtTCAAGAAGGATCTATTTGAGTGGCTATTAAAAAAATGCTACTATTCAGTACAAGAATACTTCAACGATATAGCAGTTgcaaataaatttaaactaaCTTTAAATATATAGAATAGGTATATGACATATAATATGACAACATTTGATTGGatctagattatttttttttttaaggctAAGGATGAATTtatgacattattattatatatttttatctttatttatgacattaatattatatatttttatcttttattttaccGATAATAGGACATTATAATTAGCATagaattaatttattgatataGTATGAAATAATACCGACATATATGTGAATATGACTCTTGTGGGCCTGAcattagtttaataataattatacctctgtactatttaattgtttttgacatattatactgtaattatatatatatttttattttttatttttttttatataaatggaATTTGAAAACTTGACCTTATCATCtgacattataattttattttattacatttttaatcaattaataacaattttatacctTTATCTCCCTATACTGTGTAGttatgacattattattttaatctgtaAAAGTGTGACTGTAACTTGAATTGAAGTGGACCTGTATACTGGATAGCTTTCCTTCTTTAACTTCCATTTTTAATAGGTATCTGGAGTGCTGAaaagtaaaaaactaaaatgagataaaacattcaaaacaaaaaacacTAAATGAGGAATTATAATTATGGTAATTTAggttaagtaggtaggtacctgTGTTGTGTGCACCACGTGTAAGAACCAAAATGTATTTTGATGAAGCTACAAGTATGTACTAAGCTTTATGATTTGAGAGCTGAAAATAGAACAAAACACTGATACTTAAGTGAAAAACCTAGGACATATGTATAACCATGTATAACCCAGaacaataagtataaataatatgttaaataccTTAATTGTGTAAGTACACCTGATATAAGCAAAAAGATTATTTGCATTtggagataataatattgtttctgtTTCCAAATTCAATATACATATTGGGATATTATTAGGTTTTACGAATCACGTGTTTGTGATACAACACAATGCCACGTAATATGCCAtccgccatattattttataaccacATAACCTCCATCATCCATGATTGTAAAGTTGACACGGAATTTTAGCTTCTCCTCCTTcgtattgttatattttgttttttattttactttttttttaaatttatttttaaatactatgaCGTAACTATCAAATGACTTTAATGTACCTATGTTTTTGATTttactgttaaaatattatgttaaaatatgtaataagatcttttaaaataatacgtAGTTACTTAAGGCACGTTGCATGTTAATTAGAATAAGatctaaagaaaatgttttgaaataataattagacaatatttccacgccaatgaggcagaaattttgataccatacataaatattaagaaccattgttaaacaaatttcctggaaataaatactattctattctattctattctattctatgtattatcgcttgagaaatctacgACCACGCTCTACTCTACTGACTACGTGcacgctcgtggccgctcgtggccgctcgtggcctctTGCGACCGCCAGCGgcggcgatttctcaagcgatgctacgtattacaataatgaagataaagtttaaaatcatatgacactgaaactgctcgcctcgcctctgccattccggtgtgaattgagcctTAAGCTTAGCATCCTCTAAACAAAATACTTTAAGCTAAAAAATccttataaaaaagtaaaatatttgctAAAATGATGGACGAAGTAGCCTTCAGTACCCAATTAACTAATGAAAACGCGTCCTGATTAGCAGAGGGTTCCTCATTCCTCAAGATCCTTTGAGCTGGCTTTAAAATCATTAGGAGCCTCTTTATTCACGAATCTTTTTATTTCGAAGCTGAAAAGGCGAATCTTTGATatcttattttgaattaaaatattgcacGAAGATTTCCAtccatattaataaataaaaatattttaataacaatttaatatttaatctaaGTTATgctaaaatttaagtaaacaataaagtgaaataaaagcATTAAAAGATTGAAAATTATGCGTAGCCTTAACAGAAAATCTGTTGACGATAAAAAAGCCATAACAGCACCATAATTCGGATGAAGCTGTTTTAATGTACTTTTTAAGTTCTtcctctctctgtctctctttcCCTCCAAGGACACTCTCCCCAAACCATCGGGGACGCCGGCTTGAGTACATTTAAATTGGATTTTAAATTCCTATTTGTCTCTGatatgatttgaataaaaagcGATATCGTCGTCCTCTTGGGTCTGTGCGTTTATTTTTCGCAGATTAATGACTGACTGGAAGACAATTTACTTATTAAAGATGTTTTACGTGACTTTCTGAAGAGGTTTATCtaactagaatatttttttctatgtttaagGATAAagcttacaacttacaagtcacAAGCATACAGTTGGTAATAAATTGTGTGGTTTTCAAGTCgaattggtccggaaatactgctggctcCTATgagccagcagtatttccggaccaattcGACTTGAAAACCTAAAAGACGAGAGCATaatatttcctcttaaaagacGCACCCGCAATTCTTCTGATgtggcgagtgtccatgggcgacggtagttgcttagttgtgtttgctcgtttgccccctaattttatgaaaaatagcCTTTCTGACTGCAATCCAGGAGTGCCGTGCCGGAACGGGGCCTAATTTTTAGGGTACGAAAAACAAAATCGCTGAACCTATTAGCGCCTAAGATAGCATTATCAATAAATCGATAACACAATATCGTGACTGCAGGCAATTAATTTGTCAAATTAGTTCGTAGTTATTAGCCGAAGACAGTGGAACCATGATATCAGAATTCCGGAAAACAAAAATACTCTACATTTTCTACACATTCTTCGACATCGACTCGAGCGGCGAAATATGCAAGACAGATTTCGATGTAACTTTAGATAATATAGCAAAATCAAGACAGTGGAGTCCAAACGATGACAAATATAAGGAAGCACAAGCAGCTCTTTATAGAATTTGGGAGTCGATTCAAGAAGCAGCTGACGACAATAAGGATGGAAAAGTTACAATACAAGAATGGTTGGCGATGTGGGAGAGGTTTGTCGAGAAGCCTTTTGAATGGCAGGATCTGTATTGTAAGTTCATTTTCGACCTCCAAGACACGAGTCGAGATGGATCCATAGATTTAGAAGAATTCACATCTGTGTTCACTTCTTTCGGACTTCTAGAAGAAGACTCGAAGGCAGCGTTTAAGAAAATGGCACAAGGAAAGTCTAATGTTACTTGGGATGAGTTTAAGACGCTATGGACTCAGTATTTTACGTCGGAAAATCCGAGTGACCctggcaattttatttttggtgcAGCTACTTATTGATTTTGATGGGTGTTTCTGTATGAGTGTTAATTGAATAAATGGTTTAATCTGGTTATTAATGGGTCTACTAAAATAGTGTAAGACTACTTAATCAGGTTGAAATATCTAAGATTAAAAGTTCATTTCTTTGGTTGAAAATTAATGGTGTATTTAATAAACATCAACCCTTCCtcctggtttttttttaatttgtcaaaatgtataatatttttaatacgatTAAAAACCTTATTCCCCAAAATGTGTACTCAACAGAAATAGTATTATCTTTACCATTAATTTTTAGTAGCGTTACAGACGTAAAAACTGTCCTCATTGAACGCGAAGAGCGTTTGTTATAAATTAGTTATAATTGTTATCAGAATTGTAAGATAATTAATTGTAACCGACTGAAGTCACGTACGTAGATAAGTCGTTGATAAGAAGTTCTAATTCATTTCTATTTATCTGATTCTGATAAATTGTAAAGATTGTAGCGGAATGAAACAAATTTAAGCAGTATGCACTGATAGTTGCTAGATGCAATGATTTAAGAACTGAAATAGTTTTCTAAGCAAAAGTTTAATACCTATTAATACAAACTATGCTAGTTAGAtatgcgtaaacgataaaaaacaatattataatgaaatgaaaagaaaacaacattaaaatgAAACTTTGCATCGACGTAAATAGATATAATAGCGCTAGTAAGTGCCAGATGCTATTTTAGAAGAGGATCTTGTCAGCAAAATGTAGGTACAGTTACTATAGAAATTGATTCTCTCGGTGTATCAGGCAACGACGATGATACAAAATTGAAACACACGAAACTTGCAAATGCTAAGTCGAAAGTTTCACGATCAACATGACAATACGGAATCAGGGAGTACGGAAAGTAACGGATGGGTTCAGACATAAATAAGAGCCCCTCGGAGACGACGAATTTGCATTTCCCAACGAGGTGCGGGACTAAACTGTTATAGCTCGAATATGGTTCGACGGAATAACTTTTTACTGTGGGCTTCGTGAAAAGAAATTAGGGGTTTATACACGTTTCGTATGGTCATCGATAGAACTTTTAAGACAATATATAGTGCttagataattttaatttaacttttgtaGGCAGGTCTCAGAAGATGCAAAAATTGTGTCATTATCTTATGACTAACTTTACAGTCTCTTCCTCGCATACAAATATCTTGTATGAATTGCAATTGCGATATTTTTATGCACAGAAAAGAAAGATACACGAAGCATAAGATAGACAAAATTCTACCCGTTCGGTGACGATggtttagtattttttaaattagcttTCATTTGTTATTCAGATCAACTAGCTACTACTACTAGCACTCACATGCCTGTATGTTTGTTCTATTCCTTTTCCTCTTTAAAAATCTGAAATGGGCCTGTAAACCATTCCATACGTGAGAGAGctatgcttcgacacgaatgggccggctcgaccggagaaataccaccttctcacagaaaaccgtcgtgaaacagcgcttgcattgtgtttcgccgagtgagtgagtttaccggaggcccaatcccataccctattcccttccctaccctcccctattaccctattccctcttaaaagacctgcagctcttctgatgctgcgagtgttcatgggcgacggaagttgctttccatcaagtgacccgtttgctcgtttgcccccttatttcataaaagacGCAAATTTTACTTACTTCTAGTTAGAAACAATCCGACTTACATCGGGTTAAAAAATCCAAAATCAAGGTATCATAGTTGCGGG
This genomic window from Aricia agestis chromosome 17, ilAriAges1.1, whole genome shotgun sequence contains:
- the LOC121735335 gene encoding calexcitin-2-like, encoding MISEFRKTKILYIFYTFFDIDSSGEICKTDFDVTLDNIAKSRQWSPNDDKYKEAQAALYRIWESIQEAADDNKDGKVTIQEWLAMWERFVEKPFEWQDLYCKFIFDLQDTSRDGSIDLEEFTSVFTSFGLLEEDSKAAFKKMAQGKSNVTWDEFKTLWTQYFTSENPSDPGNFIFGAATY